A single Maniola hyperantus chromosome 11, iAphHyp1.2, whole genome shotgun sequence DNA region contains:
- the LOC117986600 gene encoding transmembrane protein 127-like: MTCLTCIRGLKTTLSFKDKELNKIAAFFNILTFLLTCAALVQPSWFRIKGLHCTQSLSLTQFFTFDEDDDDENDHDDDNDQILIHQREFDPINRSDFNGLPPCTTPEIITLMRVLILLCFMVLLCSCIGVLINLTSLNSKAIRMLRRNAVPSIMCVFWVIAIVGVCYYTTVVLGNANNSDINTIQVDYEYGFYTITAAGALALLASAANLWGAPLSNDEDVQRRNLMEDWDGYEAHSVGPTPAVPTLPPYSPSPNFVPSVHPTFAPPVLGTQQYFPFDDLSILPPPPPYTP; encoded by the exons ATGACCTGCTTAACTTGCATTCGAG GTCTGAAGACAACATTATCATTCAAGGATAAGGAACTCAATAAAATAGCAGCATTTTTCAATATCTTGACTTTCTTGTTGACTTGTGCAGCCTTAGTACAGCCAAGCTGGTTTAGGATTAAGGGTCTACATTGCACACAGAGTCTATCTTTAACACAGTTCTTCACttttgatgaagatgatgatgacgaaaatgatcatgatgacgataatGATCAAATATTGATACACCAAAGAGAATTTGATCCTATTAACAGATCTGATTTTAATG GTCTCCCGCCATGTACAACACCTGAGATTATAACACTCATGAGAGTTCTTATATTACTCTGCTTCATGGTGCTTCTGTGCTCCTGTATCGGAGTACTGATCAACCTCACCAGTCTGAACAGCAAAGCTATAAGAATGTTGCGAAGAAATGCTGTGCCTAGTATAATGTGTGTCTTTTGGGTGATTGCTATTGTGGGCGTTTGTTACTACACAACAGTTGTGTTGGGCAATGCAAACAATAGTGACATTAATACCATACAAGTTGATTATGAATATGGATTCTACACAATAACAGCAGCAG GTGCCTTGGCTCTACTAGCATCTGCTGCCAATCTGTGGGGTGCGCCATTATCAAACGACGAAGACGTGCAACGGCGCAACCTAATGGAGGACTGGGACGGCTACGAAGCCCACAGCGTCGGTCCCACGCCGGCAGTGCCTACTCTCCCGCCATACTCACCAAGCCCTAACTTTGTGCCATCAGTACACCCAACATTCGCGCCACCTGTCCTCGGCACACAACAATACTTTCCCTTTGACGATCTCTCCATTCTACCGCCTCCACCTCCATACACTCCATGA